The proteins below come from a single Ictidomys tridecemlineatus isolate mIctTri1 chromosome 8, mIctTri1.hap1, whole genome shotgun sequence genomic window:
- the LOC101958631 gene encoding glutathione S-transferase A1: MAGKPVLHYFKSRGRMECIRWLLAAAGVEFEEKFIESPEDLDKLKNDGSLMFQQVPMVEIDGMKLVQTRAILNYIATKHNLYGKDMKERVLIDMYTEGIADLNEMIMLLPLCPADQKDAKIALIKDRTKNRYLPAFEKVLKSHGQDYLVGNKLSRADIHLTELLYYVEEVDSSLLANFPLLKALKTRISNLPSVKKFLQPGSQRKPPTDEKMLEEARKIFKF; this comes from the exons ATGGCGGGGAAGCCTGTGCTTCATTACTTCAAGAGCCGGGGCAGAATGGAGTGCATTCGGTGGCTCTTGGCAGCAGCTGGAGTGGAG TTTGAAGAGAAGTTTATAGAATCTCCAGAAGATTTGGATAAGTTAAAAAATG ATGGGAGTTTGATGTTCCAGCAGGTGCCCATGGTGGAGATCGATGGGATGAAGCTGGTGCAGACCAGAGCCATTCTCAACTACATTGCCACCAAACACAACCTCTACGGGAAGGACATGAAGGAGAGAGTCCT GATTGATATGTACACAGAGGGTATAGCAGATCTGAATGAAATGATCATGCTTCTGCCACTATGTCCTGCCGATCAAAAAGATGCCAAGATAGCCTTGATCAAAGACAGAACAAAGAATCGTTACCTCCCTGCCTTTGAAAAA GTATTGAAGAGCCATGGACAAGACTACCTTGTTGGCAACAAGCTGAGCAGGGCTGACATTCACCTCACTGAACTGCTCTACTATGTGGAAGAGGTGGACTCCAGCCTTCTGGCCAACTTCCCTCTGCTGAAG GCCCTGAAAACCAGAATCAGTAACCTCCCCAGTGTGAAGAAATTCCTGCAGCCTGGCAGCCAGAGGAAGCCTCCCACTGATGAGAAAATGTTAGAAGAAGCGAGgaagattttcaaattttaa